The Echinicola rosea genome has a segment encoding these proteins:
- a CDS encoding DUF4249 domain-containing protein, translated as MKKYSGLILFLAVTLMGCEDVIELDLDEGEARIAIEGIVTDQPGPYTVTITESVGFYEDNVFPPISGAFVEISDDQGNAEVLVETEDGLYQTTDLQGQRGVTYTLTVEHEGQTYTAQSRMPEEQVAIDSLGFRFEEESLLNKEGYYFKAYFEDPPGLGDYYSFNVFINGEVYVFDFDGEMIEDDNFWLYSDKYTDGNAQDYDFPHTLEEGDDVYVELRHLEKSTYDYYRMLVDVIDGGGVAPSNPISNFGDTALGYFGAFSVSNIEATVEE; from the coding sequence ATGAAAAAATATAGTGGACTAATCTTATTTTTGGCGGTGACCTTGATGGGGTGTGAGGATGTGATCGAGCTAGACCTGGATGAAGGGGAGGCCCGAATAGCGATAGAGGGAATCGTTACCGACCAGCCCGGGCCATATACGGTGACCATTACCGAGTCTGTGGGTTTTTATGAAGACAATGTGTTTCCTCCCATTAGTGGTGCCTTCGTGGAAATTTCCGATGATCAAGGAAATGCAGAAGTGCTGGTGGAAACAGAGGACGGGCTGTATCAGACTACGGATCTCCAAGGTCAAAGGGGGGTGACATACACCCTCACCGTAGAGCATGAAGGTCAGACTTATACCGCTCAAAGCCGGATGCCAGAAGAGCAGGTGGCTATTGATTCCCTGGGGTTCCGGTTTGAAGAAGAGTCGTTGCTAAATAAGGAAGGGTATTATTTTAAAGCATATTTTGAAGATCCTCCAGGCTTGGGCGATTACTATAGCTTCAATGTCTTTATCAATGGAGAGGTGTATGTCTTTGATTTTGACGGTGAGATGATCGAAGATGATAATTTTTGGCTTTACAGTGACAAATACACGGACGGAAATGCCCAAGATTATGATTTTCCTCATACTCTTGAAGAAGGAGATGATGTTTATGTCGAATTAAGGCATTTGGAAAAATCTACCTATGACTATTATCGTATGCTCGTAGATGTTATTGACGGGGGAGGCGTGGCTCCGTCCAACCCAATTTCAAATTTTGGTGATACTGCCCTGGGGTATTTCGGCGCTTTCTCGGTGAGCAATATTGAGGCTACTGTGGAGGAATAA